In Lemur catta isolate mLemCat1 chromosome 1, mLemCat1.pri, whole genome shotgun sequence, one DNA window encodes the following:
- the LOC123640651 gene encoding olfactory receptor 4L1, translating to MDAKNGSVVTEFILLGFSERWELQIFFFVTFSLIYGATVVGNILIMVTVIFSSTLHSPMYFLLGNLSFLDMCLSTATTPKMIADLLSEHKTISVWGCMAQMFFMHFFGGAEMTLLLVMAFDRYVAICKPLHYRTIMDHRLLKGSVILSWVIGFIHTMSQMVLTVNLPFCGHNVINSIFCDLPLVIKLACVETYAPELFVIADSGLLSFICFILLLVSYTVILLTVRQKSSGGLCKALSTLSAHIIVVTLFFGPCIFIYAWPFSTLASNKTLAVFYTVITPLLNPIIYTLRNQKMQGAMRKLLFHHVSSAQNF from the coding sequence ATGGATGCTAAAAATGGATCTGTAGTGACCGAGTTTATTTTACTAGGATTTTCTGAACGATGGGaacttcaaattttcttctttgtgacatTTTCCTTAATCTATGGTGCCACTGTGGTGGGAAACATTCTCATTATGGTCACCGTGATATTTAGTTCGACTCTTCATTCTCCCATGTACTTCCTCCTTGGAAACCTCTCTTTCTTGGACATGTGTCTCTCCACAGCCACTACACCCAAGATGATCGCAGACTTGCTCAGTGAACACAAGACCATCTCTGTATGGGGCTGCATGGCCCAGATGTTCTTTATGCATTTCTTTGGGGGTGCTGAGATGACTCTTTTGCTAGTCATGGCCTTTGACAGATATGTAGCCATATGTAAACCCCTGCACTACAGGACAATCATGGACCACAGGTTGCTGAAGGGGTCTGTGATACTTTCATGGGTCATTGGTTTTATACACACCATGAGCCAGATGGTATTAACAGTGAACTTGCCTTTCTGTGGCCACAATGTCATAAACAGCATATTTTGTGACCTTCCCCTTGTGATCAAGCTTGCTTGTGTTGAAACATATGCCCCGGAATTATTTGTCATTGCTGACAGCGGGCTGCTCTCTTTTATCTGTTTCATCCTCCTGCTTGTCTCCTACACTGTCATTCTGCTCACTGTACGACAGAAATCATCGGGAGGGCTCTGCAAGGCTCTATCCACATTGTCTGCCCACATCATTGTGGTCACTCTGTTCTTTGGACCTTGTATCTTTATCTATGCTTGGCCATTCAGTACTTTGGCAAGTAATAAAACACTTGCTGTATTTTACACTGTTATCACACCCTTACTGAATCCTATTATTTACACCCTGAGAAATCAGAAAATGCAAGGGGCCATGAGAAAATTACTGTTCCATCATGTTAGCTCTGCACAGAACTTCTAG
- the LOC123632276 gene encoding olfactory receptor 4K13-like yields the protein MDTLNNRSSVSEFILQGLSSSREIQILFFAIFFLVYVAIVVGNLLIVISVIFDNHLHSPMYFLLANLSFFDLCLSSVATPKVIADFLRKRKTISMWGCMTQMFFMHFFGGGEMSLLIAMAIDRYVAICKPLHYQTIMNHRVLIVLLLLSWTTGLIHSTSQMVFTIGLPFCGPNVVDSIFCDLPLVIKLACTETYILELLVIADSGLLSLVCFILLLTSYIIMLVTIWQHSSSASSKAVSTLSAHITVVTLFFGPAIFIYAFPFNSYSVDKFLSIFYSVITPLLNPIIYTLRNQEMKAAIKRLSSQHILGWFLKFCL from the coding sequence ATGGATACCCTGAATAACAGATCAAGTGTTTCTGAGTTCATCCTACAGGGACTCTCTAGTTCTCGAGAAATCCAGATTCTCTTCTTTGCCATCTTCTTTCTTGTCTATGTAGCCATCGTAGTGGGAAACCTTCTCATTGTGATCTCTGTGATATTTGATAACCATCTTCACTCCCCCATGTATTTCCTTCTGGCAAATTTATCATTCTTTGATTTATGTCTTTCCTCTGTGGCAACTCCCAAAGTGATTGCAGACTTCCTTAGAAAACGCAAGACCATTTCCATGTGGGGCTGCATGACTCAGATGTTTTTTATGCACTTCTTTGGGGGCGGCGAGATGTCTCTCCTGATAGCTATGGCCATCGACAGGTATGTTGCCATATGCAAACCTTTGCACTACCAGACCATAATGAACCACAGAGTGCTCATTGTGCTTCTACTGCTCTCATGGACAACTGGGTTAATACATAGCACAAGCCAAATGGTTTTCACAATAGGGTTGCCTTTCTGTGGTCCCAATGTTGTGGATAGCATTTTCTGTGACCTGCCCCTGGTCATCAAGCTTGCCTGCACTGAGACCTATATCCTGGAGCTCTTGGTGATTGCAGACAGTGGACTGCTGTCCCTGGTCTGCTTCATTCTGTTGCTCACGTCCTACATCATCATGTTGGTCACCATCTGGCAGCATTCCTCCAGTGCATCCTCCAAGGCTGTGTCCACACTGTCTGCTCATATCACTGTGGTAACTCTCTTCTTCGGCCCAGCTATCTTCATCTATGCTTTTCCATTCAACAGTTATTCTGTAGATAagtttctttctatattttattctgtaaTCACCCCCCTCCTTAATCCAATTATTTATACTTTGAGAAATCAAGAAATGAAGGCAGCCATTAAGAGACTGAGCAGCCAACATATTCTTGGCTGGTTCCTTAAATTCTGTttgtaa
- the LOC123632334 gene encoding olfactory receptor 4K14-like — protein MDGRNQSVVSEFVLLGLCHSWNIQLLLFLVFCMLYLIIVSGNIGILILIITDSHLHFPMYFFLANLSFVDMWLSSVTTPKMITDFLRENKTIHFGGCMSQIFFSHFIAAYEMVLLVIMAYDRYVAICKPLHYSTIMSLQKCIALVVTAWIIGFVHSMSQVVVIVQLPFCGPRDIDSFFCDAPLVIKLACMDSYNLEILMNVHCGFVAITCFILLLISYTYILLTVHQSSKTGASKALSTCTAHVTVVVLFFGPCIFIYVWPLSTTWIDKFLAVFYSVITPLLNPAIYTLRNKEMKNALKRFRSYYTDSNVNI, from the coding sequence ATGGATGGAAGAAATCAGTCTGTAGTGTCCGAATTTGTTCTTCTGGGACTTTGCCACTCTTGGAATATTCAGCTCTTACTCTTCCTAGTATTTTGTATGCTTTACCTGATCATTGTATCTGGAAATATTGGCATTCTGATCTTAATCATCACTGATTCCCATCTCCATTTTCCTATGTACTTCTTTTTGGCCAACCTGTCCTTTGTTGATATGTGGCTTTCTTCAGTCACCACTCCTAAGATGATCACAGACTTTCTCAGGGAGAACAAGACCATTCATTTTGGAGGCTGCATGTCCCAgatcttcttttctcattttattgcaGCGTATGAGATGGTGCTACTGGTAATAatggcctatgaccgctatgtggcAATCTGCAAACCACTCCACTACTCTACCATTATGAGTCTCCAAAAGTGTATTGCACTGGTGGTGACTGCCTGGATCATTGGCTTTGTGCATTCCATGAGTCAAGTGGTTGTAATTGTTCAGCTGCCATTCTGTGGTCCCAGGGACATAGACAGCTTCTTCTGTGATGCACCACTGGTAATCAAGCTTGCTTGCATGGATTCCtataatttggaaattttaatgaATGTTCACTGTGGGTTTGTGGCTATAACCTGCTTTATTCTGTTGCTAATATCCTACACATATATTCTTCTCACTGTCCACCAAAGCTCTAAAACTGGGGCATCTAAGGCACTCTCTACCTGCACTGCCCACGTCACAGTGGTGGTGCTCTTCTTTGGACCCTGCATCTTCATCTATGTGTGGCCACTCAGCACCACCTGGATAGACAAATTTCTTGCTGTGTTCTACTCTGTTATTACACCTCTCCTAAATCCAGCCATTTATACCCTGagaaataaagagatgaaaaatgctTTGAAGAGATTTAGAAGCTATTACACAGATTccaatgttaatatttaa